One genomic segment of Sanyastnella coralliicola includes these proteins:
- a CDS encoding LytR/AlgR family response regulator transcription factor, protein MKPLRCLAVDDESHAIELLQLYAQKCDMVDMVAATSDPWEARRILEGGEIDLVFLDIQMPELTGLQLLDLAEGQFKVIITSAYTEYAIEGYRYAVSDYLLKPFSYDRFEEAVRRVASAESLTPSKEAPQHLLVKGDSKNSYEKVVFEELLYVEALKNYLRFYTADQKVMTLMTMSELETKLPSNFIRVHRSYIVNLDKVDKIEGNSLTLAGKNFPIGKTHREEVFRRLGL, encoded by the coding sequence ATGAAGCCACTGCGATGCTTAGCCGTTGACGATGAGTCACATGCGATTGAATTACTTCAATTGTATGCTCAGAAATGCGACATGGTTGACATGGTAGCTGCTACCAGTGATCCATGGGAAGCACGGAGGATTCTAGAAGGCGGGGAGATTGACTTGGTCTTCCTTGATATTCAAATGCCTGAGCTCACAGGCCTACAATTACTCGATTTGGCCGAGGGGCAGTTCAAAGTGATTATCACCAGCGCTTACACTGAATACGCCATTGAAGGTTACCGATACGCTGTTTCTGATTACCTCCTGAAGCCATTTTCTTATGATCGTTTTGAAGAAGCTGTTCGTCGTGTCGCTAGCGCGGAATCGCTCACTCCTTCAAAAGAGGCACCCCAGCACTTGCTCGTCAAAGGTGACTCTAAGAACAGCTACGAAAAAGTGGTCTTTGAAGAACTCCTATATGTAGAAGCCTTGAAGAACTACTTACGGTTCTACACCGCTGACCAGAAGGTGATGACTTTGATGACCATGAGCGAATTGGAGACGAAGCTCCCTTCCAACTTCATTCGAGTGCATCGATCGTACATTGTGAACCTCGATAAGGTTGACAAAATTGAAGGCAACAGTTTAACCTTAGCAGGCAAGAATTTCCCGATTGGAAAAACACATCGAGAAGAAGTTTTTAGACGTCTCGGACTGTAA
- a CDS encoding sensor histidine kinase codes for MKIPSRIYHLLVWLAVLLYYMIEEIINNSLDLHSLLLNFTHILAHASAFYVFYPHVWKRVVPRRQWGYLIVGLLAGVGVFILSRVILQEVIVEAITGRGNYRYPWTVGYILDNMFRPIPTILASLIVWLVGRQNEMKRNEAILGQEKANAELAFLRGQVNPHFLFNTLGFIHSKVYAVDPETAAMTEELSSILRKAFTSAKEGQNTLKEELQIIQDLYSIMQKRFPNECYVDMEVQANEAIMVEPLLLMPLAENMFKHGDLRSEDDPGIIRIVEQNSKLHIFLRNKIMHGIPHEGTGIGLDNTRKRLDLVYGENYTMEAGEEGHYFEVNLEIDL; via the coding sequence ATGAAGATCCCTTCTCGCATATATCATTTGTTGGTTTGGCTGGCCGTGCTGCTGTATTACATGATCGAAGAGATCATCAACAATTCGCTTGATCTGCACAGTCTTCTACTGAATTTCACCCACATTCTCGCACATGCAAGCGCCTTCTACGTCTTCTACCCACACGTTTGGAAACGTGTTGTTCCGCGCAGGCAATGGGGCTACTTGATTGTGGGATTGTTAGCCGGTGTTGGTGTTTTCATTCTCAGCCGTGTCATTCTTCAAGAAGTCATCGTAGAAGCCATTACAGGAAGAGGAAACTACCGCTACCCATGGACGGTGGGTTATATCTTGGATAACATGTTTCGTCCCATTCCTACCATCCTCGCTAGTTTGATTGTTTGGTTGGTTGGCCGTCAAAATGAGATGAAGCGCAACGAGGCTATTCTTGGTCAAGAAAAGGCTAACGCCGAATTGGCATTTCTTAGAGGGCAAGTGAATCCGCATTTCCTATTCAATACATTGGGCTTCATACATAGCAAAGTCTACGCTGTTGATCCTGAAACGGCGGCGATGACGGAAGAGCTTTCATCTATCTTGAGAAAGGCCTTTACTTCTGCGAAAGAAGGACAGAATACGCTCAAAGAGGAGTTACAGATCATTCAAGACCTGTACAGTATTATGCAGAAGCGCTTTCCAAATGAGTGTTATGTAGATATGGAAGTTCAAGCCAATGAAGCGATCATGGTGGAACCCTTGCTGCTCATGCCATTGGCAGAAAATATGTTCAAGCATGGCGACCTACGGTCCGAGGACGATCCTGGTATAATCCGCATCGTGGAACAAAACAGCAAGCTTCATATCTTCCTTCGAAACAAGATTATGCACGGCATTCCTCACGAAGGAACCGGCATCGGATTGGATAATACACGCAAACGCCTAGACCTTGTCTACGGCGAAAACTACACGATGGAAGCCGGTGAAGAAGGACACTATTTTGAAGTTAATCTAGAGATCGATCTATGA